From Lagopus muta isolate bLagMut1 chromosome 28, bLagMut1 primary, whole genome shotgun sequence, a single genomic window includes:
- the SBK3 gene encoding uncharacterized serine/threonine-protein kinase SBK3, whose product MAEPEEDEEDNAAALEQLMVQAGRALQWQELEEQFCVLGELGSGTYGHVVLTEPRDGGSPVVLKLMLKERTERRAFLREYCIARCLSGHAACIHALPLAFENSTHFAFGQELAPAGDLCNLLTPGEGLPEVLVKRCASQLAEALDFMHSRALVHRDVKLDNVLLFDHECRRVKLADFGLTRLQGSEIGAMSGALPYAPPELCLLQGSDTLELDSSLDVWAFAVLLFCLCTGCFPWAVAASPDPQFEAFSAWQGDTVGREAPKSWGGFECGAQEMLQRLLRLDPDRRSPAIEVHKYLAVPWLTAPSSRDRTDGADGPGAVDGDGRGGGDGDSHGVVDGGPHSPLARGSGDDGECGDSSYGEGNSVPTTPASAMALCH is encoded by the exons ATGGCAGAGCCggaggaggatgaagaggaCAATGCAGCAGCTTTGGAGCAGCTAATGGTGCAGGCAGGCCGGGCACTGCAgtggcaggagctggaggaacAGTTCTGCGTGCTGGGCGAGCTGGGCAGCGGAACCTATGGCCATGTGGTGCTCACTGAGCCCCGGGATGGTG GCTCGCCAGTGGTCCTCAAGCTGATGCTGAAGGAACGGACAGAACGAAGAGCTTTCCTGCGGGAGTATTGCATAGCCCGGTGCCTCTCTGGTCACGCTGCCTGCATCCATGCCCTCCCCCTTGCCTTTGAGAACTCCACGCATTTTGCCTTTGGGCAGGAGCTGGCTCCCGCTGGGGACTTGTGCAACCTTCTCACACCAGGG GAGGGCCTGCCTGAGGTGCTGGTAAAGCGCTGTGCCTCTCAGCTGGCCGAGGCACTGGATTTCATGCACAGCCGGGCCCTGGTGCACCGGGATGTCAAGCTGGACAACGTGCTGCTCTTCGACCACGAGTGCCGCCGTGTGAAGCTGGCTGACTTTGGGCTCACCCGCCTGCAGGGTTCGGAAATTGGTGCCATGTCTGGCGCGCTGCCCTACGCTCCGCCggagctctgcttgctgcagggctctgaCACACTGGAGCTGGACTCCAGCCTGGATGTTTGGGCTTTcgctgtgctgctcttctgcctcTGCACTGGCTGCTTCCCTTGGGCTGTAGCTGCCAGCCCTGACCCCCAGTTTGAAGCCTTCAGCGCTTGGCAGGGTGACACGGTGGGACGGGAGGCACCAAAGTCTTGGGGTGGCTTTGAGTGTGGGgcacaggagatgctgcagcgCCTGCTGCGGCTCGACCCTGACCGCCGCAGCCCAGCCATCGAGGTGCACAAGTACCTGGCCGTGCCCTGGTtaacagcacccagcagcagggatAGGACCGATGGCGCTGATGGGCCGGGGGCGGTGGATGGTGATGGACGTGGAGGGGGGGATGGTGATTCACACGGAGTGGTGGATGGTGGCCCTCATTCACCCCTTGCTAGGGGTTCAGGGGATGATGGGGAGTGCGGTGACAGCAGTTACGGGGAGGGGAACAGCGTGCCCACAACACCCGCCAGCGCCATGGCCCTGTGCCACTAG
- the LOC125685595 gene encoding uncharacterized protein LOC125685595: protein MHLRVPPYSALSVGCLVSQNQTCPCSMKRCGAAPKDVGLQSPFLSLPLFQHPFFPLEFPGFPPSSPCFPPPHLSSCHNHIPLPKFTHPYVSLSPFSYPYILPSSHFPHPHPSLPTSPYPYTSLFPLFHIHILPLSFLYHIPSSSSFPISLYLLLPVFHIPHLSFPTAPVLTSILFPLRFPTSLYHPSPFFSTLIYLLRPLFPYPYASLSPFSISTFLPFPMPISLCLPFLASIPFPFPYFPQPHLSLSPFPHILMPSLSPLSITPLSTIFHSPISSSPPIPWAYPSSSPLPTPISLLLFSFPTSLCLPLPFPISTSLSHPFSFILSHAHILSSPFNPVVVEVELDGLYSPFCAIL, encoded by the coding sequence ATGCATCTGCGTGTTCCCCCTTATTCTGCTCTTAGTGTGGGCTGCCTGGTGTCCCAAAATCAAACTTGCCCCTGCTCCATGAAAAGGTGTGGGGCTGCACCAAAAGACgtggggctgcagagcccaTTTCTGTCTCTCCCCCTTTTCCAACATCCATTTTTCCCCCTCGAATTCCCAGGCTTTCCTCCCTCATCTCCCTGTTTCCCACCACCACATCTTTCCAGTTGCCACAACCACATCCCTCTCCCCAAATTTACACATCCTTAtgtctctctctcccccttttcctatcCCTATATCCTTCCTTCTTCTCACTTCCCCCatccacatccttctctccccACTTCCCCATATCCTTATACctcccttttccctcttttccacATCCATATCCTTCCTCTATCTTTTCTCTATCAtatcccttcctcttcctcgtTTCCCATATCCCTATACCTCCTTCTTCCAGTCTTCCATATCCCCCATCTCTCATTTCCCACAGCCCCAGTTCTTACATCCATACTTTTCCCTCTCCGTTTTCCCACATCCTTGTATCAcccttctccctttttttcaaCACTCATTTACCTTCTTCGCCCTCTTTTTCCATATCCCTATGCTTCCCTTTCCCCATTTTCCATATCCACATTCCTCCCTTTTCCCATGCCCATATCTCTTTGCCTCCCTTTTCTTGCATCCAtacccttcccttttccctatttcccacagccccatctctctctctccccttttccCCACATCCTTATGCCTTCCCTCTCCCCACTTTCCATAACCCCTCTCTCTACCATTTTCCACAGTCCTATCTCTTCCTCTCCCCCTATCCCATGGGCAtatccctcctcctccccacttCCCACACCCATatctctcctccttttctcttttcctacaTCCTTATGCCTTCCTCTTCCATTTCCCATATCCACATCTCTCTCCCACcccttttctttcatcctttccCATGCCCAcatcctttcctctccttttaaTCCTGTGGTAGTGGAAGTGGAACTAGATGGGCTTTACAGTCCATTCtgtgccattctatga